CTGTGTGATAATTAACACTACCagttctctgcttttttttccagagggCTTGCCATGTATAACTCATCACAGTTGTATGTATAAGgattgtttcctgtttttccaaAGCTACTGACTTGCATGCCAAGCTGCCTGTGCAAATAGCCACTTTCATCTTCCATCTTTTGGCCAGCATTTTCCTTAAGATCAGCATTTTACACCCATCTCCAATTGATCTTTAACGAACACGAATGCAGTAATTAGGAAAATAAACTTGGTAGATGGGTATTTATACACAAAGAAGACTTGACATTGCTTGTATGATTTTGTTGTTCAGAATGTAAGCCCTGTACCTTTCTCAGCTTTTTTATTCAACTATTTGGCATGGTTTCTGAAATAAGACCCAGTCTGGGGCGTTTTCATCCCCTTACTTAACATTTGAATATAATTATTGGTgatttttgttgaaaaacattttttgatctAAACCTCATTTTCCTGAAGAGGCTCCAAACAAAATCCAACAAATCAGAGAACAATTGAACTTGTCTCTCTTATATattcgtctgtctgtctgtctgtcttgtgtATTGAGTCCGTTGCTCTCTAATCCTGACGCTCGTGCTTTTCTGCACTTTGCAGAAAACAGCCAAGATGGAGGAATTCATGCCGACTTAATATATGACAGACCATATGACTATAGCTCGGCGCCTGAAATCGTGACGATAGACCGTAATGCCAAGTATGAGTTCTCAACCTTAGAAAGGGGGGTTCTGCAAGGGTATCCATTGAGGGAACAACAGGAAGATAGAATGCAGTATTTGCAggtatattttattgatttttcttcatttgttttacttgatCAATTGAACTATTTTTACATTGCTAATGTGCATGATGAAATGGCCTTGTGGGCCTTAACAGTATCTTGCATCTTGCATTTTGTGATGCTATCTCTCCCAGATAtgccactgatttttttttgccttttttacGTGAATCAAAAATACACTCTGGCTGACTAATGTTTGGTAAATATGACCATCAGCAGTCCCATCAACATTAGATGTGCTTCATTACCGACCAGTGTGTCCTAGCCATGGACCTACATGCAACTgactacatttttcttttgtacgAGGGTAAGAGTTTAGTAACTGACTTACCTTCTACATTTCAGGAATCCCTCAGGGTTTCAGGAAAGCACTACAAATATCTGCTCATGTTCCACCCAAAAATGCATTGTGTCCATTGGATCCAGCATTCATCCCAGTCTGCAGAGCTGTCAAATGCTTCTTTTCAGCCTGCATTAACACCAAAGCTTTTTTCTAACACACAGCCTTCTAGGGCAATAAAACAGAATCCTATTTTCTCCTTTGATTTCAATTAAACTCTGTAAACTACAAATTCTGGCCCATAATCAGATATtgaatgaatattaatgaaaatTACTGATTAAAgtagtggtgatgatgatgatgatgaaaatccTGCTGGACTTGGCCTGGAAGACTGTGGTGAGCATATGTAACTTTAGAAGCAACTGATGCAACCCAAACAATATTAACCCTAACAAAGCATCTTAACACTGTGTCATCTTTGTCATAAACAACTTAGCAAGGGCTTCAGTTTCTCTGTACAGACTGCAGCCCAAGTAGTTTGCATTTACTTTAATAATTTGCATATTGGATATTTTATAAAAGTTATTCTTAAATTGGTATAAAACCTCAGATTTCCAACATTATAATGGACATTTCAAAAACCAATTCCATTTAATTCCCCTTTAAAGAATCCTTGAAACAGAGATGTATACAGTAGCTATCACTTCATTACATCACATCATAACTCCATccattgtttgtgtgtccaaTACGTCATGACATCAGATTCCTTTGATTGCAAAATAACATTTGACTGTGTTATTCCTGGCTGTATATGTGTGATTGTGAAACAAATGAGGTGCATTTTTTTCAGTTACAGGACGACTGGCTGAACAATGACACAGTCACAGTATTTTTGTTGCTGATGGAGGGTTTGAGGCCCAGTTAGACCATGAATCAACAAAACCCTTCAAATAATTATAAAGTAGCACCCCCATTGGAGAACTGCTATGGCACTTCTCAAGTGGTTTGATTGCAGAATAAAGCCTCTTTGGCTTTATTGCATTGTTgtgtgagtctctctctctttctgtctccttctctctctccgtctctctccatCTTGCTGAGTTGTCCTGCATTATAACTCATTCTAATGTttgtgctgccctctgctgtccAGCCCTCCCACGTAACACACTCAATGCTACTGTATCGTCTGCTGTCTCATTTCTCTGCATCTACTAAAAGCCACCACAGGGGGGCAGGCTGATATCAATCTTGTGGCTCTTGACATCACCTTGAcaaaccctctctctcttgcataGTTGTCAGAACAGAATGGAATGTGAGTATAACATATAGGAAACTATCAACCTTTGCAGTCTCATCTCCAGATAATGGAGGTGAACACTAGTTCAGTTATAACCCTGTTGATGTATGTTAGACTGTTAATGTTTAGACGCCTGAGggattaattaaaataaagaaataaatcaaattgcACTTACCATCTTGGACAAACAACTTATATGTGATACATGTAGGTGTAGTGGCACTTGCAGCCACCTAACCTTGAAGAATCCTACATGTATTATCTCTTATAACTGATAATGTAGGTGGAGTTACAATCTATAATAACAATGCTTACCTACTCTGTGTTGTAGAGCTCTAGGTGAATGTCGAAGTAATTTAGAGACTGAAGGGTTTAGTCTTGCTCTGTGTCTTGCGTCCAGGTGCCCCCTACAAGAAGATACTCCCACGACGAAACAGACATGTGGACCAGCGACCGGATCCCCTCATACCTTCACCGCTGGGGCTCCACCGAGGACATGATAGTGAGTGCCCACTACAGCTCCACCTTGCCGCGCCACGAGAGGCGCAGGAGCAGCCTGGTCTCCTACCACGAGGAGagccaccatcaccatcacccaCATCGCAAGCGGCGACGCTCTGAGGATAGTATGCACTCCCTCAAGCACCTGCCACGCGTGGTTTGTGGCGGGGAGCGCTACGAGGACGAACTGCGGTGTTTCAGCCGAGATGAGGTGATCAACTTTATAGATGAGACGCCGCTGCCGAGTCCCAGGAAGAGCCCGCGGCGTACATCCACCATCTCACTTATCCCCAACGTGTATGAACAGCACACAGTCATCCTCCCTCACTTCCCGCTCACAGACTTTGAGCGTGAGCCTCAAGCGCTCCGGCGGCTCTCAGAACACAAAAGGATCAGTAGTCGGGGGAACTCGCCTGAGGGTTCCCCGAAACCAGACAGACCTGGTGGAAAGAGCCTTGCTGCTTGTGGCTCCGGTAAAAGTTACCGGGAGTGCCTGCGAGATGGGAAAGAGCATGGTGAAGTGGGCTCACCTGGGTGCAGCCAGCGGACTCTAGGGCACTCTGCCTGTAAGCCCAGGACAGGTGGTGGAGCTGGGGCCGGTGCTGGAGCTTACTGGGGGCATCAGAAGCACCTGAGCAAGGCCGAGAGTAAAGGAAGCACAAACAGTTTTGTAAGCACACCCTCGGCATCGTCCTCTGGATACATCACCTTTCACTCCGATTCTGTAGGCTCCACCACCTAAAAGCAAAGATTCCCCTTGTTAAagtcaacattattattaaagttattatcaTAATGAAAACCACTTGAATATTGGTGGTTACAGAAAGTGAATTATATGGCCTTTTTACTTGTGCCACTACTGTTTTACTATATATACCACCAATAAATATCAGTTATGCTAAATGGCCTTGGGAGCTTTGGACATATTTTCCGAATGGGCCTAATGTTGAGTTAGTATGTAGGCTGGTGAAAAGTGGGTGGTCCTATTATTCAGCTTTCACATCACAAAATATCCACTGAGGACTCTTTTTGTTTCCAGCACTGACACgaataaactgtttttaaatggcGTGAACATTCCTAcatcttgtttttgctgtttgatgTTGTTTCCTATGAAATGCTCAAAGAATTGGTGGAGGTAGTTGTTAGGgtggtgtttttctctttcttttttctcacttgTTTTTGCACTTAGAACtcacattgtattttatttggcCTGTaatggttttgtgttttgttgtatgGACACATTTACTTTCAAACCAAACATTCATGAATACTGCCCATTTACCTTGAGATGCTACATTATAcatatttatcttattttgacAGCACGTGAACACATTGCTTTTCCCAACAcatgaaaagctttttttaagTAAACTGAGAGTGGTAATCATAAACTCTGTAATGCCTAATAGTTTTACAGCTTACTTTGTGAGTTATTGACATATAATGTGAAGACCCCAAAAATTCTTAACTGAAAATGTGAAGGCATTTTTGAAAGAAGATTGACATGTCATGTATATATGAAGGAGATTGGATTTATGGTTTTGGTGTTCTTTATCGTTTAATGAGACCTTTGCTTAAAACATTCCCTCCCAGTTCTTACTATTCCATTGTTTATGTTAACTGAGATCATCAGGCACAACAGTTGCTCACCACATTGCATATGTACATGCAGAACATCAAACCAATACACCTGAAAACGGTGCTTTATCCTCATCAAGTGAGCATGTCCGCCTGACCTCATCTCTTATTTGTTTCAGTAACATGTTAAAAAGCACCAATAAGGATTTTTAAAGTAGACAGCTGAGAGGGAACCTCTAAGAGATGATCCAATAATCACAGCCCTCAGGCTGACTACATGTAGCATAACTAAGTGCTAGTGCCATACCTAAACCCGCATAAATGTTAGCACAACTTACAAACATTGTGAATAGAGTGGAAATGGCGTGTAACTGCATATACTTAGACTGCTATAATGGTGGTTTTCTGGAAGGTTTTTGAGTGTGAGGTGACTTTCATCCGATTCAACTATGCCCCATGAAGTAATGTGAATTAAATGTGAGCATCCCCGAAGCCTCAGTAAGGCATTCTGTAGGAAAACTAAAGTTTAGACTGTTGTATAAGCATATATTTATAGAGGGAATGTGATTACTTCACGtcaaaggaaaatacaaaatgtcagtGAATTGCTGCTTAATGCCCCATAATTTTGAGAAGTTCTCACCTAGCACCCTTATTCAAAATGGATGCTGGAGTGAACTTTACAATGCAGCCGACTTTACCAAGCCCACTGTTAAATTAATGAAGCACTACTATTTAGcaaatgtgacaatttgctgACTAAAGGAGTGAAAACTCATCTACTGACAAATAATAGAGAAAACAACTCATGGAGAGTTACTGCTAACGTGAATGTATTTGCACAAATTAGGTGTACGTTCTCGAAGGAATTATTAAGAGTACAGAgataatatgaaatgaaaatatccTCATTGACAGCCTTATTAGTTGTGAAACTTTTTTGCTATTACCATCCAAGTAATAAAGTTGCACGTGTTTGgcatagacttttttttttttaagtcatctGCAGTCATTTCAATGTTTAGTTGGAATTCTTATGTAGTAGTGTACCTCTCACTCATTGCAGCATATTCAATTGGACAAGTTAGCTGAAATGTATATTTCTTTGGAAGCATAACATCACATTCCCCTGTCAAACTTTGCTATGTCATAgaattttgcattttattgtgtttacaatatttaaatataattttgtaaCATATTCAAAGATTTATGACTCAGATATGAGTGATGTTAAATGTTATGATTTTCTTGTTCAGATGACTTTGTTAAAAAGATATGACTGATTAAATTCACAAGATGATGCTTCAGAGAGTGTTTTGTGGCagatgcatttcatttgttaCAGTTAAATGCTTGTTGTGTAGCAGTGGCATGCATTTGAGagtttcatttcttctttttgctttATGCCGATTTCTTCTGCAGGAGTTTGAGAACAGTATGATGGACAAAATAAAGTAAGATTCTGCCTTAAAGTGAAGCCCAGGCGGATTCCCAGAAGAAGACCAAGGTTTAGTGTTTTCCACGAGGATGTGAGATGTGATTTTTCAGTCTCCTTCAGGAATATATGTAAATACTGTCTCACATGGTTTAAACACTTTACaatcttgtaaaaaaaaaaagagatagatAGATCTCTTACTGAggtgtcatgttttattcagagcCACAGCTAGACAAATATGTACCGTTAATACGGAACATAAAGCCGTAAAAATGCACGGAGGAGGTAAGATCATGATGTGAAGATAATTGTGGTCGTCCAAAGACAGAGTGAGGCAGTGGAAGTGTGCTGGACCCATAAGGAGTGCCAAatttaaaaatcttaatttcTAAAGAGGAAATCAAGGGTTTGCTGCTGCTAGGGACAACACTTTCTGAAGTAGCTTTTGGTCCTGCAGATCTCCAGACCCACAGCCCAGTAGTGCCATACAATTAACAATTACTTAACTGTAACTACTAACAAAGTGCACTGGTTATGAAAGGACTAAACAGTTTTATCATGTCACACTAGCACTTTTTATTAGAGCAACCACAAAATGGTGATAAAAATTCATCATTGTCTGCCAGAATTTTCTGATAACAAAGATCTGAAGCTCATTGTCCTCTTTAGAAATGAAGGTATGCTGATTct
The genomic region above belongs to Seriola aureovittata isolate HTS-2021-v1 ecotype China chromosome 9, ASM2101889v1, whole genome shotgun sequence and contains:
- the LOC130174864 gene encoding probable G-protein coupled receptor 153 isoform X1; translated protein: MVDEVTTMKDEVINANTLPWLVCSGVSILANTWSILSVSAKQKKWKPLEFLICTLAGTHILNMAIPITMYCVIMLRRQHSNYEWNEGLCKVFVSTFYTLTLVTCFSVTSLSYHRMWMVRWPVNYRLSNTKKQAVHTVMGIWMVSFILSTLPAVGWHDTIDRFYTSDCRFIVTEIGLGFGVCFLLLIGGSVAMGVICIGIALFQTFSIQAGHNADKNKFNVPTIVVEDAQGKRRSSIDGSEPLKTSLQITYLISGIVFIYDFLTGFPILVVSFASLKFNRSYNWMVLCVLWCSIAQSILLPMFLWACDRYRADIRMVWEKCVAIMSNDDMDEENSQDGGIHADLIYDRPYDYSSAPEIVTIDRNAKYEFSTLERGVLQGYPLREQQEDRMQYLQVPPTRRYSHDETDMWTSDRIPSYLHRWGSTEDMIVSAHYSSTLPRHERRRSSLVSYHEESHHHHHPHRKRRRSEDSMHSLKHLPRVVCGGERYEDELRCFSRDEVINFIDETPLPSPRKSPRRTSTISLIPNVYEQHTVILPHFPLTDFEREPQALRRLSEHKRISSRGNSPEGSPKPDRPGGKSLAACGSGKSYRECLRDGKEHGEVGSPGCSQRTLGHSACKPRTGGGAGAGAGAYWGHQKHLSKAESKGSTNSFVSTPSASSSGYITFHSDSVGSTT